The Manis javanica isolate MJ-LG chromosome 2, MJ_LKY, whole genome shotgun sequence genome contains a region encoding:
- the SBSPON gene encoding somatomedin-B and thrombospondin type-1 domain-containing protein encodes MRTLWMALCALARLWPGALAGCAEVGRCCPGRDPACFVRGWRLDRVYGTCFCDQACRLTGDCCFDYARACRALPCVVGEWSPWSGCADRCKPTTRVRRRPVQQEPRNGGAPCPLLEERAGCLEYSTPQGQDCGRSFVPAFITASAFSKERTRQAASPHWSTDTEDTGYCMEFKTESLTHHCAMENRPLTRWMQYLREGYTVCVDCQPPAMNSVSLRCSGDGLDSDGNQTLHWQAIGNPRCQGTWKKVRRVEQCSCPAVHSFVFI; translated from the exons ATGAGGACCCTGTGGATGGCGCTGTGCGCGCTGGCGCGGCTGTGGCCCGGGGCCCTGGCCGGCTGCGCCGAGGTGGGGCGCTGCTGCCCCGGCCGGGACCCCGCCTGCTTCGTCCGCGGCTGGAGGCTGGACAGGGTCTACGGGACGTGCTTCTGCGACCAAGCCTGCCGCCTCACGGGGGACTGCTGCTTCGACTACGCCAGGGCATGTCGAG CTCTCCCATGCGTGGTCGGGGAGTGGAGCCCCTGGAGCGGCTGCGCCGACCGCTGCAAGCCGACCACCCGCGTGCGCAGGCGCCCGGTGCAGCAGGAGCCGCGGAACGGCGGGGCGCCCTGCCCGCTGCTGGAGGAGAGAGCCGGCTGCCTGGAGTACTCGACGCCGCAGGGCCAGGACTGCGGGCGCTCTTTCG TCCCTGCCTTTATCACTGCCTCTGCCTTCAGCAAGGAGAGAACGAGACAAGCTGCCTCTCCGCACTGGTCTACAGACACAGAGGACACTGG GTACTGTATGGAGTTCAAGACAGAGTCTTTGACACACCACTGTGCCATGGAAAACCGCCCTCTGACTCGATGGATGCAGTATCTCCGAGAGGGGTACACAGTGtgtgtcgactgccagcctccagCTATGAACTCTGTGAGCCTTCGTTGTTCCGGGGATGGCCTGGACTCTGATGG AAATCAGACTCTCCATTGGCAAGCAATTGGCAATCCTCGGTGTCAAGGAACTTGGAAAAAAGTTCGGCGAGTAGAACAGTGTTCTTGTCCAGCTGttcacagttttgtttttatatag